A stretch of DNA from Bombus huntii isolate Logan2020A chromosome 15, iyBomHunt1.1, whole genome shotgun sequence:
AAACTCTTCGGGTGTTTGGCCGCGTGATATTAAGTCCGCGGGATTGTCGTCGGTAGGAACGTGGCGCCAATCGCGGATGCTGGTTTTTGTTTGAATTTCGGAGACTCTGTTAGCGACGAATGTTTTAAGGGTGTGAGATGATGTATTGAGCCAATGGAGGACGATAGTGGAATCGCTCCAATAGATAGTTCGAGTAATTTTGTGTGATAGGGCTTGTTGTACTGTCGACATCAGGGACGTAAGAAGGAGTGCTCCGCTCAGCTCGAGCCGAGGAATGGTCTGGTACTTGAGCGGGGCGACTTTCGATTTTGCGGTTAAAAGTTGGGTCCAAACACGGCCGTTGGTGTTAAGGGTTCGGAGATAAACACAGGCTCCGTAAGCCTTTTCGCTGGCATCGCAGAAACCATGCAATTCAATTTCTATTGCGGACTCGATTATTGCCTTGCGTTGGAACCTGACGTTGTCTAATAAGGGTAATTGGGCATAGTACCTTTCCCACTCTGTATGTAACTCGATCGGAAGTGATTCATCCCAATCGATTTTCGACGACCATATTCGTTGAAGTAGCATCTTGGCCCGAACGATCACCGGTGCGAGCAGACCGAGCggatcgtaaatttttgcaatCTCCGAGCTGATGATTCGTTTCGTGACTCGGGAGGGCGTGGGTTTGACTTCGACCGAGTAAAGAATGGAGACGTCGGATGAATTCCAAAACACCCCCAGCGTCTTCAAGGTTTGCGAGTCGCCCAAAAAATGTTGGTGATTTGTTTCTTCTAAAGAAAGTCCGTGTAATAAGTCATTATCGTTTGACGCCCATTTTCGTATGTTTAAGCCGGCCAGTTGAAGTAAATTGGTGAGTTCTGTTCTGAGCGTGAGGGCTTCGTCCTTCGTTTCAGCTCCGGTGAGAGCGTCGTCGACGTAGAAATCTCGCTGCAGTACCTGTGCTGCACGTGGAAATCGATGTCCTTCGTCCTCTGCCAGTTGCTTGAGGCACCGAATAGCTAGATACGGTGCTGCGGATAAACCGAAcgttacggtgttaagctcatatgtttctgtttctccactcgcgctgcgccataatatcctttgatatttccgatcctctggtcgtacgaggaattgccgatacattttctcgatgtcgccagtgagtacgtattgatgagcgcggaatctaattaatatacaaaataaatcttcCTGTAACTTGGGTCCTGTGTAAAGTGTATCGTTTAGGGAGGTTCCGGTAGTGCTTGGTGCCGATCCGTCGAAAACTACACGGAGTTTGGTGGTTTGACTCGATGCTTTGGTCACGCCATGATGGGGTAAATAGTATCCGTTGTCGTCGGAGTGGTTGTCATTGACCTTCGTCATGTGTCCCAACGCCAGGTATTCCTGTATTACCGTTCGATATTCTGATTCGAAGCATTTGTCGTGCTGGAATCGGCGATTGAGTGAGGCGAGTCGTTTAATTGCCAGCGTTTTAGATGATCCGAGTGACTGAAGCTGATCGTTGAAAGGTAGAgcgacgatgtatcgtcctTCGCTGGTGCGTCGGGTGTGGGCTTGGAAGTGTTCTTCGCATCGTCGATCTGCCTCTGAGATATGTTTAATTGAGGATCCTTCATCGATTTCCCAAAACCGCGCGAGGTCTGCTTGTAAAGTCGTCGTGGATGTGTGAAATATGCTTGTCGCGGTTTGGGAAGTTGGACTCCCCCCGATTACCCATCCGAATCGCGTCTTTTGCAGACGCAGTTCAGGCTCGTCTGGCTGCGTGAGGTTGACTTGTCCCACACACATCGACGCGAGTGTTGAACCTGAGCTTAGTAGTACATCGATCGGAGCTGGTAAATGAAATCGTGGATCGGTCAATTTGAGATTTTTTGGTATCTCAAGTGTCGAACGATCGATGGGTTCGCTGGGAATTAAGGTTGATATGGTCGGAATGACAAGGAACGTTAATGTCCGTGTGTATGTACCGTCAGTGGAAGTGATCGTGGCCGTGATGTGTCGCTTAGAAGTCGTTGTCAAGGTATCTAGAGCTTCGATTGGGACCGAACATTTGCTTTGCCTTATCTGTAGCGATTTTGCTAATTCCTCGGTAATGAAATTCATACTAGATCCGGTGTCGAGCAACGCTCGACATCGGATTGGTTGCTGTTTATCATTCAAAATGTTAATCTGCGCTGTGATGATTAGATCATTGGATAATAATTCGGATGCTATTGGTCTGATATGTTCGGTCATCAACGGAGTCGTCGATCGTCGGCGTCATTGGTTATGTGTTCGTCTGTTACTGGGCGGTGGACTTGGAGACGCGGCTATTCGTGGTGTTTCCGATCTGTGGTCTGTTGTGTGCTTTTTGCGACGAGTGGGTGATACGTAGGGTGGCAAAGAAGGTGTTGTGGATCGGCTATTTGATGGGGAAGATTTCGGGCTGGACTTGCTGGAACGAGATCCTGAATGGCGTTTTGTCCTATGCAGCATTGTATGATGTCGCTCTCCGCATACGCGACATGATCCTGCGAAACAATGCTTCGTTGTGTGCCCTTTCCCGAGGCAGTTGAGGCATAGTGATGCTCTTTTGACCTCCCGAATGCGTTCACGAAGGGATTTGGTTTTGAAGGTGTCACATCTCCAAATGGGGTGTGGTCCTTGACAGGTGGAGCATGTTGGAGTAACCTGTGTCGCCGTAAGTGCATGCTCTCGTGATGCGCGTTGACGGACCGGAGTAGTTTGTTCCGGTGATTCTCTTGTTTGTCTGATCGTGGTGATCGGTCTGGAGCTTCGTGCTAATCTCTCTAGGAAGTTTAGTAAATGAATGTACGGAGGCACCTCGTTATTGGGCAGCGTCATTTCCCATTGCTTTTGGATACTTAGTGGTATTTTCGAGAGGATGAGGTTGTTGAGCATAGCACTAGTATCGGGGTAGGATTCTCCTAATTTGTTCAATGCATATATGTGTTGTTTAAATGTGTGGACTAAGCGCCTTAATTCCGTTGGAGATTCCTTGGTTATCCTTGGATAATCAATTATTGCCATGCAGTGACTGAAAGCTGTGTATCGTGGACATTCTCTCCTTGTGAACGGCTATAGCCTGACTGTAATTTACATTACTAAGGGGTAACGCGTTTAAACAATCGGCTGCTTCTCCTTGCAGGGCGGACTGCAGGTAATGGAATTTCTGTATGTCCGTGAGACTAGGATTTTTATCGATTGTGAAAAGGTATCATAAAACGTGTTCCATTTTTCTAAGCTTCCGTCAAAAGTAGGGAGCCGAAGATCTGGTAATTTAATGGCTATCGGATTTAAACTTGCGAATGATGCACAGGTTGGAGGGTTTATGGATGTCGACGGCGAAGCTGCTTGCGCGTTCCTCAGAAGATTTTGTAGCTTTGTGTCTACCGCGACGTACTgatcccttatttcgaagCCGCGCGCTTGTTCCTCCTCGTCCAATACTTCTAACTCGAGTTGGATCGCTTCGAATTGACTCGCACCTTCGGTCAGTTGTTTCTCGTAGTTCGTTAATAAGGAGTTTTGCTGACTCTcggtgttacgaccgttcgcggagagacgcggctGCTAAGAGATCGCGTCagcgagagttgtaagttcccgctacgattatgttaatcgacgccgcgaaatagtcgttcccctgtttcggttaggataacagaggtggtttaatgaatgtaacactgtattaacaggttaacatagaacaatatattttacaataatatgatgaagatgttacagaaatttgactcgactttgatctctagataaattcgtttgctaTTGGTCTGATATGTCGAAGTGTCgcgtttgactcgtcagaaggaactgcacgcccttcgattattttcgtcttttctggaaggcgacccccactacgttcagatcacgccacattcttttacgcgaggtaaaataacggccacgagtcgacgtttctggaggtcgccctgcttaataaaccatgcgcttgccactacaacgtttgtttgccgggcagccgcgacgatccgtctgcgacgttgtaggaccgcgagcgacggttagaaaatacagcctgtggtaagcctcgtggcgtaacactCGGATTGCTCGTACTCGTCCAGTCGGTTTGATAAGTATGTGAATCGGCTGCTACAGTAGCCTCGTCTCCGACGCAGGGAGATGAGTTGGTCTTCGCTCGTCATCGTTGCCGAGGATAGGAAATGGTCCAAATAAGGAACGAGCTTACCTTGCTGTCGTGTGGCGTGAGGTCGCGTGTATGTTTGGCGAGGAACGCCTTGTTCCTTCCCGACAGCCACTCGTTCGGTTGTATTGTTAAGTTGTGAAATTCGTTGCGTTGATGACTGTCCAGCTGAGGCGGAAGGCTGCGTGGTTGCGTTCCCCATCCACTGCTGGTTTTGATAAAGTCACGTGGCACTGTGTGGTCACTGGTAAGTGCACTCTTCACTGGCACgtgatccggctcgaaggaccaaaatgtttcgaccgttcgcggagagacgcgatcgcgagatagcacgtcaacgagagttgtaagttcccgttacgattaaataatcgacgccacgaactgatcgattcccttatttcgattaggataataagggtagttcaatgaattccacagaattaacacaaataaattaacgtttatttcaacaacttatcaACTAGGAAGACATAAAGAgaacaacaaaaaaaaaaaaaaaaaaatgtaactgcgttttgctTGATAAGTAATGCACGATATATGagatgtgttgacggttcgacttctcgaaaagttctgcacgcctttcgattttttccgttttttctggaaggcgacccccactacgttcggatcacgccacattcttttacgcgaggtaaaataacggccacgagtcgacgtttctggaggtcgccctgcttaatgaaccatgcgcttgccactacaatgtttgtttgccgggcagccgcgacgatccgtctgcgacattatagtgccgcgatcgacagttaagaatatgacctatggtaagccgcatggcgtaacagcTATAttgtgttttttctttaaacacTTGTAGCGGCACTAGACCGCAAAGAACAATTCtctttccaacggtttcttcGGTCCATAGTATAGCATCGCTGGAAGACTGTTTATGAAAGACCGACGAAATGTATGCAATGTCGCGATAAAGCGTAAGTGCCGACAGGCCTAATGGCCCATCGGTATCCCTGTAGTCCTTCCGTTAAACACTCGGAAGAAGGCGTGCGTGACCACCATCATGTGACATCAATCCATATCGGAGACCAGGCCACTGTCACGTAAAATTAAGGCTTAGGTTTTAAAGACAAGAAGGTTGAGCCATAACACAACtttatgtttcttttctttttttttatttattcatttattaaaattacaatcaattctcgcgttgagaattttcagtaatttttctggcgtgacGCGGTGacatggctgattatttataataagttaatacttattatagataagtataatttatatgtaagtattataaataagcaaatattacttaatttagataactaattaaatctagcgtttaggtctagcgggtagtgcctcttcagcctgcgaatctggtccgtcgtatcaagttgtccagtgattagggggtttcggtgtttgttgactcttttgctatatctgctATAGCGACAGCgctatattttgttattttctctttgactgtgggtatcttgaggtcgcggatGTTTCTTTTCTATCGAACTTTATTAAACAACTTTATAAGCACAGTTTACGCGACTGATCTGAGATATGTTGACTGATGAGAGTTTGTAGTTTCAGTGCAGAGGTGTTCTCGTATTattacggaggaaagctcggtgtgggtgtgcccttTGAACTAacaacgcggattcgttattcacacttttcgttaggaaaagtgagggtaacgaaccgcgatGCCAATTGGTTTTAGCCCACGTTAATAAATGATGATAGGAGGAGGTGGCCTCCTACCAACGTGGCTCGTAGGTGACATTGTTCATGGGAAAAACCAGCTTTTCCGTTAGACGAATATTCGTTTTTCCAACGTAACGCGGGTAACTACCCGCTCCCTCCGTAACTTGTAAGAATGTGCAATAAACCGAAGGACTATTCCAAGGACCATCTATAAACCGATAACACTTACAGGGTTAATAAACCAAAATTTTAAgtttatggtgggtccttggGGTTATTGAGGGTACGCGGTGAGGACCTGCACACTGGCCTTAGATGTGGATTGACGTCAcaccacacaccgcgggcaagatggcagcCAGATGTCTACACATCCTTGgcgcgtaccctcaatagtcttaaggaccCACCATGGCTCTCTGCATTTTCATaattaaggtccttcagaccaaACAAATATCTTTTGTTTCAGGTGTGCTTTACATTTATTGTTTGCTACGGGTTGGCATGGAAAAGTTGGCTTTTCTCACGTTCGGTATCTTgcgttagcaactttctctcgagagcggctaaaacccttcctggtccaccaaccttctTATTATCCAATTGGAAgcggtgtctactgccctcactttcctaaccaaaattgtcatcaacaaatccgatggtcccgtgtccttagacacacccacccctagctttcctccaCCACAACATCGTCACTAGACTTACTTCTTCTCGATCCTTaaaatagtcaacatatctttacCGCTTTCTACCCTTAGACCAGTCGCGTACTTGATTTAGACATGACTATTAAGTGCAAACataaagtttaataaaaaacaaagttaatagttgtgttatGGCTCAGCTATCTTGTTTTCATCATATAACCCTCAAGTTTACGTGACAATGGCGGGCGGTTACGAACACGTGCATAGTGGGgatattaaaagataaaaaagggaagaaagacGATTAACAGATCAGTCGTCAGTAAGCAGGTGTCAGTAAACAGTCGTCAGTAGGAGTCATGAGTCGAGAATTGAAAAGTAAAAGTCAAGAATCTAGTTGCGAAAAAGTCGGTATCGAGAGCGAGTTGCGAATTAGTTAATACATCTTCGcaacgaatattttttctagTCAGGCCCAGGCCACACGTGTTAGTCAAATTTCAATAAACAAACCGTTGAATAAAACGCCGGGTATTCATTTGTCACTTTTCACATCTTACGCCTCACATTTTAATTAGCCAATAAATTTGCTCGAGTTCTTTCCGCAAAGATTGCTACagcatatttaaaaagaatgtTATGCAATACTTTTTTTCCTACAGTGCAATTTTAAGCGACAACATACAACTTCTCCACATTAATGGTTGTATGCAAATTGCTTAAAACAGAAAAAtgatttggaaattttataaacaaacGAGTATTACTAAAAGTAAAAGATAAAGTGCCATTTTAATGTTTACGGTGACTCCTACATTTTTCgtcataaaaatacaaattctatTTTGGATCATAAGTTCTGGTATTTTGAGAAtggcactttttatttttactgcAAATGTAGCGTAAATGGCGAAACTCCAGAGAATATGCACAGACATTATTCATTTATGTATGCAGTACAATGCAAAACGAAATCACGTATTTGATCATCTAATGCACATCTGCATACTTTAGCAGACGtgaaacaaagaaataacaaGAGAAATTCCAAGTAGTCTGCTTGCAACTAAGGCTATAATCAACctacataaaaataaagttataaaaaaCTATGTAAAAGGTATGGCAACATAAAGAAGTGTGATTCTTCGAGGAATTTTGTGAGGTTATGCAGTATTTTGttgttgtaaatttaattttcatgaaatttttaatataatctgaAGCAAAAAGGAAAGTCTACTTTTATCTCTCTAAACGTTTTACTTTAGACTGTCATTATCACATGTGAATAACGTAAAGATTTGGTTTTGAGATCTTGACGTTACATATACAGTGAGACTCAAAAGCGAGTATACAATAGTATTGAAGGAACGAAAAAATGTTTACACATACAGAGTGCTTCCTTTATCTCGGAAAATCGAAATATCTTGTGAGGAATTGgtcttattaaaaaatttgttttacaaATGTTGTTTAGTATGAAGAGGTCCATCATGTGGCgtacattatttttttacagATTTAGTAGTGGGGGAGATTTTAAGgttaactttatttttttatagccGAACCATATATCTCTTAATACAGTAACCGAACCATGAAAAACATTAACCACATCGAAAAACTGTTAGTTTAatagatattttaactttgaTTTGTTAAATTTAAGGTATATGTAAAAAgttttatttacataaatgataataaatgaCCAATGTCAATGCAcaacaattatattttatcataataattaaatatatcatattaatataataataattaaatatatcatatatcattAAATATATCATATCTTTTATTGGTgtaaatgataataaattgatgaatAACAGTGATTGATAAATCTGAATATGTGTTAACAATAATCTTacgtttaatataaattagcaaaatttgatttctttataatttccattttcaaACTAATTCACAGTTACAAATAAATTCACAGAGATGAGAAAAATGTGGCAAATTTAGTTCGGAGATTACTACtaacttttattaaattcaccGAACtccaaattattatttaaaatcgtcAAGATAAACGAATTGATTCtcaaaattttatcaaattctCACACAAACATCCCGAAACGTAATGACATTTCAACACTGTCTTCACAATTTGCTGAACTTCCTCCTACACGCCAAAACTCGTACCAGGATTTAACTTCACCTCTGACAGTCGTCAAAATCTGATTGGTCGCTTAACGACCCCGGTAATCCGTTAAAATTACATGTTCTAATCGGCCGCACAAGTCGCTCTAATAACTCTAGTTTCAAATCGGACTCAATTTCTCGATTCAACTCTTTCTAACCGTTCGAAATTCCACTATTGCGTTTCCATCAGATGTAATGTCGCTCGATTCAACAATGTTCGCCAAATTGCATTATGTTTAGTGATGGGATTTGAAACATTTTGGATCGGTTGGAATCTGTATTGTACATGTGGCGACAAATTCGAATTACTTCGAACATGATTCGAAGCTTAAAATTCTTCAATGTCCGATAAGTGCTCATAAATCTTGATAAGTACTGAGTCTTGTATTTATGATAACTCGGACTTTccaaatttcttaaatattttgtacaggCGATATTGCTTAGTTGAAAGTAATCAAAGTGCTTgtgaaatattgaatattcatCAAAAAATGTATCTAAACCCTCAAGATTTTCAAACCTAtcaagatttttaataattccaaGACGAACAAGATTTTCAAGAGTTTTAATCTTTGAATCATGTTCGAAATGATTTTAACTTTTAACAGATTCTAACTCAAATAGATTTAAAGCGATTCGGAATGATTATTCGTTCTTCACTAATGGCGCATGATTTTAGCGCGGACGAAACGCGCGGCTTATAATTTGTACGTATAAGAATGTGGCCAATATTCTGCGTTGCGAGCACGAGTTCACTAAGATGTCTCAATCGATTCGGGCTTTTCGCGCTTTATGGATTACACGCGGCTTGATCGAAAAATTACGTTAGGAATAATAGACTACACAAAGTTTTCAATAGATACGAAGCTTTTTTGTGATACTACTAGTTTTTAGAACTGGAGGTTTTTATTAGTGTTCATAATCTGTTCTTTCTtgacaaaaattattcaactAGAATCTTTAGAATTTTTAGAATGGTTtagctttttaatttttacattttttaagaaatccagtttgaaatatttgtattctatTAAGAAAActaaattgttatttaaatttcaacaaagaaaggATAAAGCCTATGAATGAATATACAAAGTATATATGAATAAAGATATCtttcttataattttctttcaatattgTAAGAAGTTTTCTTAGACTTCAAGCTTTTGTCGACCGATTTTTCATATCGTATCGATGATGCATTTTTCACGTTAGAAATATGATTCTATTCTTCATATAAatggatattttattttcagcaATAACTTTCAATAGaatgtataaagatgcataaATGATTCATGAAATTATTCTCGATTTCTGACTGTTAGAATAGCAACTACCCATAAAGAAGATGTATGAGATATCATTATTCTAATGTTTGGAATTTGCACGTAAATGTTAAATTTTGCGGACTGTTCGATTATTAAATCATTATTCGGGGAAACGAGTTGACTAGTCTtggatataataattttattatttaggaatactttctttttccttattATATTTGTTGGCGGCCGCCTAGTGATACTTGAAAATTTGAGAGGAGGCATTTGCCGATAGCTTGGATAGTTTAATTGGGAAAGCACCAGCCTGGCAAGCGAAAGATTTGTGTTCGAATCCAGGTCCAGTAACTCAATCGGTTGAATATTTACCAGTGTATAATTTCAGAAGTGTGATGTATCCCAACGCGATATCCAACGTTAATGATTTGTGTATTTGTGCTTTGTGCGTGACCGGGAGCGGGTTACAATTGTCGGGCTGACCGAGTTGTAGGCGAACCGCCCGGTAATACTTCGGAATTTGAGAGAAGGTATTCGCTGACAGCCTGGGTAGCTTAACTGGGAAAGCACTCATATGCAACGTGTTATATTCCCTGACTACCAATACCAAAGCAAACCAATCGAAGGCAAACCTATGTAGTACAATGCCACATAGAGTTATAGTCCTAGTATAAAAGCACATTACCATAAGTTTATGCATGTCATAGATTAGGAATCAATGTTAAAACGGTGCATGCTTTGATTCATTGTTTGTCATTGTTTTCGTTAACTTTTAGTTATTTTAGTTGTTCTATCTTTCTGTTATTGCAATATTACTCTTTTTGACGCAATAAAACGATCGTTacgaaaaaaaattgttaaaattgttaaagATCCGGCTTCAAATCCTGATCCAGCAATCCGATCGGCTGAATATTTCTGTTCCTACATATTAATACTAATTAACGTATATTTAGATACgcaaattcaattatttatgaatACAATTAAAGAATGGAACCAAAACAGAGATTTGTTTTAcccaataatcaaatattataacgagtattatattttttttaatatattttttagatatttcatGTATTTTTGCTTATTATGTTAATTACGTGTAAATGTAAACATCCGCGGTATAATCATTACAACCTAAATGATTATAGAATATGTGCATATGTATCAGAATGCAGGCAaaaactttgaaataaaacatatatttcGAGTTTTAAGAATTGTTCTAATAAAGCTGTTACTTTCTTACTTGGCACCGTGAAACAATGCATTTTTATGAGTtgaaacttggaaaaatgTATCACAAAAGCCGTGGGAGGCATGAATTTAACATTCAAAGAAGCTTATGTAAATATTAGGCAAATTCAATAGATATTGGTTCGTGAAATTCAAGACTGATAAcgttttattacaaaaataccAAAAGAGAAATAATATCCTAAGaggaattattgaaaataaccAACGTCAGAGAGAAAGTgagataatatttcaaataaaattaaattatggCACAGATTATTCGTTGGTTAGCATAAGTAACAAAGCAACGAAAATACATAAATGGCCTTTAGATAAGTTAAACGACAAAAGCAGACGACAAGATAAATGGAAGTTGTTACTTTACTATTTCAGCGAAATAAATAGgacataataaatataaaattccgCCTTGGCCTTATAGATCACTATCTTgccaaatattaattaaacaattttttcttaattaaactatttcaaaacaaaaaaattataaaaagctTGATTCaaagattttaaaaattttcgagCTTTAGATTTccattaatttcaaataatgaaataaaataataatattaatgtaatgtaatgtaagAACAGTCTGGAACGCTTTGGAACCTTCTAGAGTCGTCGTTACGAatattcttttgtttcttACCATTTAGACATTATCTATAtcttaatatatatttgtgaTTCTCTGAATAATATGCCTACAtatgccttattttatttttctttagttaatttgattatatatgatatattattatctttGATTGGCAATTATTAGAGTAAACAACGTAGTAACGCGCTGGGTAATTCTTATTTTACTAGGATATGTGGCTGCAGCGTTACAATGATAGAAATTTCGTTTTCTTACATGTATTATTGAACAATTCTCTGAGATTTTTTACTGTAAGCTTTCAATCTATAGTATGATACAATCGTTGTGgttaaaaagtttttaaactattatgtttttatttattttattgcacATAGAAGTATCTATGCGTTTTTGGGACACATAGATTGCCCCATTAGATACTTTTATTCCTATGCCTGAATACGATCGAAGTTATAATTCCTGTTAAGTCTTACTTTAACCAGAAATATCATAAGCGTGTTGATATAAGTTTCACAAAGAAAGAATCAAAAGTGAAAAAATTTCATCATTTGCACTGTTTCACACCCGACCTCGAATCGAGTTACGCTATTGCTTGACGAACATTGAGCATTGGTGACTCTTAGAACCAATGTAGATGTGCGACTTTTTTCGTTGCGATCTCGCGGCGATTATATGTCTCACTTTGTCCTTACAGATAGAAACAATGAAGACAAACATATGGTCGCAGCGAGATCGCAACGAAAAAGGTCGCACGTCTGCACCAGACCTCAGCGACGTATATTCCCCTAAAAATTGGTAAAAAGCGGCTCGTTTCCATTTATCAGTGTTTTAGTTTTTGTTTCTATTCTTCAGTAATCTATTTAACTTTTCCAAGACATATATATACCACTCAAAAAATTTGCT
This window harbors:
- the LOC126873882 gene encoding uncharacterized protein LOC126873882 yields the protein MTEHIRPIASELLSNDLIITAQINILNDKQQPIRCRALLDTGSSMNFITEELAKSLQIRQSKCSVPIEALDTLTTTSKRHITATITSTDGTYTRTLTFLVIPTISTLIPSEPIDRSTLEIPKNLKLTDPRFHLPAPIDVLLSSGSTLASMCVGQVNLTQPDEPELRLQKTRFGWVIGGSPTSQTATSIFHTSTTTLQADLARFWEIDEGSSIKHISEADRRCEEHFQAHTRRTSEGRYIVALPFNDQLQSLGSSKTLAIKRLASLNRRFQHDKCFESEYRTVIQEYLALGHMTKVNDNHSDDNGYYLPHHGVTKASSQTTKLRVVFDGSAPSTTGTSLNDTLYTGPKLQEDLFSPYLAIRCLKQLAEDEGHRFPRAAQVLQRDFYVDDALTGAETKDEALTLRTELTNLLQLAGLNIRKWASNDNDLLHGLSLEETNHQHFLGDSQTLKTLGVFWNSSDVSILYSVEVKPTPSRVTKRIISSEIAKIYDPLGLLAPVIVRAKMLLQRIWSSKIDWDESLPIELHTEWERYYAQLPLLDNVRFQRKAIIESAIEIELHGFCDASEKAYGACVYLRTLNTNGRVWTQLLTAKSKVAPLKYQTIPRLELSGALLLTSLMSTVQQALSHKITRTIYWSDSTIVLHWLNTSSHTLKTFVANRVSEIQTKTSIRDWRHVPTDDNPADLISRGQTPEEFLRPTIWQHGPAWLYQSEGYWPTWALTPQIEVPEQKGAI